From Triticum aestivum cultivar Chinese Spring chromosome 7B, IWGSC CS RefSeq v2.1, whole genome shotgun sequence:
TCTAGTCCTATTTCCTTGTGTGCATTCCTCCTCTAGTATAGCTCCATGCAATTATGTTCCCTTTCAATAAAGTTTGTCAGGGCTTCCCCTACAGTTCTCCACTAAAAATAAGTAGTTGAACCTTTCTGTCTGCTTGTAATATCTTAAATGCTTTATTATAGCTTTCATTCAGACCAAGGAAAATTCAATTTTTCTTTCTGCTGCTCTTTGAGATCAGTAATAGGTTTCTCTTCTTAGCGTAGGGTTTAGCATCTTCTGTGGTATATTCTGCTGTACAACACTTTGTTTCCGTCTTATAATGAAATGAAGAAGGGATGCTATCTCATATCCAAAAAAGAGGATGAATGATAGAATGTAGCCAAATGGAAACAGTGAAACATAAATGCAATTCATGGATGAGCAATATAAAAGTCATAGTAGCGGTCTAAGACAACCATTTTGAGACTGCATGTTTACACAAGGAAAACAAATATAGAAGCTGCCATTGAGTATCTGTTGAATGTTTGCTTGTAGCAAGACAATAAAATAGATTCTGAAAAGATAGAACTTACACCATACAAAGATGCTCCAGCCTTGAATGTATCTCTGAATGCGAGTGAAGCTAAAGTAGTGTATCCGCCTGCCGATCTCCCAGTTATACAAAGGCGCTGTTCATCTACTTTCCCATTCTCCACCTTACAATAAAGTAGGGTGGCTTGTAAATTGCTATAAATGCTACTGTAATATTACAATCACTGATGATAAAACATACCAGGAATCTTGCACAGCTGCAGCAATCATCAACATCAACAATACCCCATTTCTTCAATAATCTCTCTCGATACTCTCTCCCATAACCTTCGGTTTATGTTTCAATAAAGTTTAGCGAGTAGACTAATATAATTAATGCTTCAAATGAATCCAGAGCCTTAGTTACACAACGAAACAAAAAAGTTTTCAACATTTACACAAGGCGTAATCTGAATATTAGTAAAGGTAAGGACAAACCGGTGCTTCCTCCGTAGTTAACATCAAGAAATGCCCACCCTCGACTTGTCCAATATTGGACACTGAGGTCTAGAACTCCACGTGTTTCAGCTGTAGGTCCTCCTGCAAATTGTGGTAAGTGTCAAAAACTCCATGGTTTTGTTATCATCATGGAAAACAGAGTAGTATCCCGTAACTCACTTAACAAaccaacatctttcaacataattaaCGAAAGCACACACAAAAACACACTGAACTTGAGTATGCATAATTATTTCGAGGCATCACAAGGGTTCATTAATTCCTTTACCATGTGTTTTGACAAGCAATGGAGACTTTTCATCTGGTAAACCTTCAAACATGGGATTCAACGGTGGGTAGAAGTAGGCATAAGCCTTCTGCCCAGGGCTGGATGTCGGGAACTCGATAAATTCTGGGGTGCTGAAAAAAGATCTATACTGCATAACATCTGGTGAGGAGGACCAGACTATTGAGAAACTGATTACTTTTGTTTTGTTCTCATCCAGAGTAACCTGGAAAGAAACAACATATGTGCTGCATCAGTCGATGCACTAATACATCATCAATTCATAACCAAAAGTGTGGATGTCACTAAACACCTTTGCAATTGACGTAGGGATGCTTCCAGATGCACCTTCGATATAGAAGTAATCATTTCCAGTAACCTGCCAGACCACAATTAGATCATTACAACCAGCAGCATGAAATACCATATTATACACGCAACAAAATTTTAAATAGAGCGTACGCACATTCTGATGCTTACAACATTGGACAAATTGGAGAAAGGGATGTCGAGCAACGAAACAGAACCTGAATCACAATCTAGAACACCAAGATATGATTTTCCGAGCTGCCTGCGTGGCATCAGTATTTAAATATGTTTCATCAACAAAATATGACAATGAAACAAGCAACTTTACAGAATTATTATCACAACCTGTAAGTGAAAACGATGTGATTGCTTTTTCCTAGAAAATCGTAAGAGTTGATGCCAAAAACCCACAATGGCCTTGTGAACTCAGCATCTAATGTGTACATCGGAACAACCTCATTGGTGTGTTCAACCTGATACAAAGAAGCACAGAGATATTTTATGCAAGCAAAGATAAGATGATGACAGAGAATGTAGTATTTAATCACCATGTCGTAAATCACAAGCTTTCAAGTTATTACTCTCCACGACAGAAAACAGCAACAGTGacatcaaaatgtatgaatatTAAAGATCTCAAGTCCTGAGAGAAATAACAAATTACCCATTTATAAATGTTCCAGAATCCACTCCCTCTGTCAGTTACGAAAAACAGTTCTCCTGCAAGGTTTTTTTTTTAGATATAATGAGTTCTCCTGCAAGCTTGCATGTACTAAAATAATTTTGTTCTAGAAGTTGCAAGCAATGATCAAATTATGGTAGTCAGTAGTCAGCTTATTATTGTGGAAGCAGATATATTGATACTAAAGTTGTGTAGGATAGGAAACCAAACAGTTCAATCAGTAGGCAGCATGAACTGTGAACAAAGTATCGTACTTCCATATTGAAGATAACCTTTTTTATCTATGGAGAAATTTTTCATATTATGGGCACAAACTATGATAGTCCGTTTAGTTGAAGCAGCTCCAAGAAATGTTGAATAAAGAAATTATCAGACCAACAGAAACTAGCGACTATTTGACTTTGGGCACAAAGTATGATAGTCCATTTAGCACAAACTATGACGTGAATCTCAACATTATATAACTTCCAGTTCCATCATCAAACAGAAGAGTGTATTGAAGCCATAAAGATGCACACCTAAAGAGTACGGAAAGATATGTAAATGCTTGTCAACTTCACATATTAAATGCAATAAATATGTGTTTGACTTTGTTCAGGAACAGAACTTCAGAAATAAGACAAAAGAGCAAAATATTACACTAATGAGGAATGTCTTTATCACTCAAGTAAGCACCAGTAACATATATCTAAGGAAATAACAAGGAATACAGGCAAATGACACCTTTTGGTGACCATTTAGGCTCGGCAGGGGATTCCACCAACATTGGATTGCTTCCAGCAACACAGACCCGTTCGGTCAAGTCTCTGCACACAAATAAAGCAACAGGTAGAAAGGTAACTGACGGCAGCTAAGGTTTGCTGTAGTTGATGTAATCTGGCTTTCTTTTGGGGTGCTTGTTCTAAGCTGAGAGGTTCTCTGATGAAGATGTATTTTCTCTTCCTGCTGGTCCAGGATATGATACAAGCCATGTGGGGCCCTCTATGCTTTCCTATGTACCCAGGTGTTCCCTGGTTTATTGTTCTGTTGAACCTGTTTGGACTTTAATTCAAAAGCTCAGCCAAGGGCCTTTTATCTAAAATTGGTGGATCTCTCTCAGCTAGTAGCCATGACATCCTAATCCGTTGCCGCTGGGGGGAAGCAGGGCCTGGTCAGCCCCACATGAAAAAAAGGGGCGGGGGTTGCCTGGTTTTCCTGGTAACTAACTATTGGAATGTGTTCTGTAACTACATTGTGGTAACAGACGAGTTTTTTGGAGATGTAATACATAAAGTGTCCCTAAATGTGGGGATAAAGGTGCAATCGAACTCCTTCAGTACCATGGCAGATATGCAGAATGTATCTACTGACAAAGTGCCTGCCTATCCATATTTAGGTGTGGATTAACTAAGTTCTTTTTAGTTATAACATATCATGCAAGGAAAGACAGGATGTTCCAGTTCAAAAGATAATGCCATTTACCCGCTTTCAGAGAAGTAGCCAACCCAGAGTTCTGATTTATCCCATGGCATGTTTGGGTGACCCCATTCAATCCATGCCATCCTCTTTTTAGTTGGATCAATTCGAGGAGAAGCATAGAAGTCATTCCCACTGATCAGCACCTTCGGTTCTTCAATAAAGAAAGTATGTGAGGTACTGTTAATCACAAAATCAAACCATAGTAAACATCACAATAAACAAACAAAGACATAGATCACTTGGTAGAAATAAAATTTTCCAGTCTTACCATGGACTCACCATTGCTTAAGTTTACAGACACAATTGTTGTAGTAGGATTCAAGCTACTCGTTCGCCGGTCTATCAAGAAATTTGAGCATGTCAGAGTTCAGTAGTTCATCCTATAACAAGATATACTGCATGTAAGTCTGTAAACAAACCATATGCAAAATACCTTCCATCACAGTAATATAACGGCTGGAGTGTGGATCAAAGACACCATCAGCATAACTGACATCAGGTGCACCATAATCGGGTGTAAGAGGCACAGGCAGACTACCAGCTGAAAAGGGAAAATAATCATGTGAAATGGTTTAAAATAAAGCGACATCATAGTTTAGTTTGCTGAAGATGATGTTAAATGGTTCTAAAGAGTTGATATGATAATAGTGTCAATCCTTACAACCCTCCCTAGCCATCTTGTATACTCATTACTCATCCTTGTACAATTTTTTATAGTTCATAAAACATATATTGTTGAGGCATCCCCTACAGTTCTCAGTCAAACAAGACTCCCTAGTTTTCCTGTCAGACACATTATAACATTCATTTGTTGCCAATGATAAGTATTCGGCCTAAAATGTAAGTTGTTCTCGTGCAATCATGATTAGGGCGGCCTACATATTGATTACGATGTTGGGTGATCTCAGAGATAAGTTTTTTAGGCATTCAAATCTGGGcttaagtactactccctccgtctggaaatacttgtcggagaaatggatgtatgtagatgtattttagttctagatacatacatttttatccatttctgcgacaagtaattctggacggagggagtatattgtatcgGCTATGTTGGCATCACTCTTTCTGCCATGCTCTTCTCCCTCACATTTTTAGGCATACTGTACTCATATTACCATTTGAATGAACATAATATACAACCTATGCAGTAATCTATGAAGGGATATGCAATGGAATGTAAGAGCATAGTATTTGACACAATAATAAAATTAAGTAATCAAAGTAACACCACATAATTCCAACTTAACTACACTCCATTATTGACATGGCGCGTGTGGATTAGATTTATATTGAACTAACTCCATTCTAAATGCTTACTATCCCACTTACTTCCGATTGATTGTTTGTACAGGCGCTGATCCTTGTAGTTTGAGAAAACAACAACATTATCTTGGACTGCAAATGCACCGCCTCCATATTCTTGAGCCAGAGTGCGTGCTGCAAATTCCTGAGGTATGATATCCACAGGCTTGTCATCCTCCTTTACAATAACCATGCGCCTGAATACAAAATTAGTTAAATATGGTGCAAAAATATTAATTGTGTGTCTCCACACAAACTAACTGAAGCCTACCAAGATTGAATATGGTACACCAATAATCAGCATTAACGTAAAGTAATTGACATAGGCTGAGGAGTTTGATATGTGCACTAATAGAGATCCATTGTATCATTGATTGTGAACGAGGAAGGGTGTGTTATGTTATCATTCAGTCATGATACCAATATAGTTTTATCTAGCGTGCAACATGCACACACTTAGGCTTGACACACTCTGTAACTTTATATGTGCAATGCTGTTGCAATTTGCTTCTACAGAAAAAAACACCAAATCATAAGTCATGCAATCAGTCTCATTTGAGATGTCTTCCCTCTTCCAGAGTTGAGAGAGAATCTTTCTCTAGGAATCTGTACTGTGGTGGTAAACAAAACGAACATTAATCTGCCAAGAACCTAACGCTCCAGAAAGTGACGCCAAATCATATTCTCTATCCTATTCAGCTATATCCACAACCCACTTGAGGTGATAGAATAGAACTAGCCCTCTGCTACGGTGGTGCCCAATGCAGTTAGATGCCCCACAAGCTGTGAAGACAACTGCAGATATGAGCAGTTGCTATGAAATTACCATTAACTAGCTCAGCAATCAGAACACGTGGTAAAACTACAGGAGACTATACAGTCTTGCACAATTACCAACAAATGTTTAGCAGCTCAAAAGCTACGAGGTAGTACAAATCTGGAAGCGCGGAACCAGTGGTTACTCACCCTTTCTCCTCGGGGCGGCCCTCGATCCATAGCAGGCGACCGTCTCCGGCAAGGGCGATGTCTCCGAGGCGCTTGGAGGCGCCGGAGACGACGTCCGCGGTGATGGGCGACCTCCAGGACCCGAACGGCGCCGCCGTGGGCCTCTCCCCTCCCGCGGCGTCTGCCGGcgcgggagaggcggcggcggaggaggaggacatgcggggcggcgaggcgagggggcggcggaggcggaggcgggggaAGGCGCGGAGGAGGAGCGCCGGGGCGGAGGTGGAGCAGGCTGCGGGTAAGATGGAGGCGAGAAGTGTCGCCATTACCGGGGGCGTGGACTGTGATTTTATACAGGTTTAGGTGGGGTTTTGCGGCTATAGTGCGAGCGCAACCACCTTCCCGAATATGAAATTAAATCAAAAAAGGTATAACTGCATTTTAATATTAAAATAAAGGACAAATTGTATATAGAGGTCTGATTGACTTTTTGCAAAAAACAAAAATGAAACAATTTTTTAAAGAACTTTTAATCTATTCATGATCTGTCATGTTAGTATCTACAAAGAACACCAGAAATAACGAAAATTACAACCAGATATGTAGATCATTAGCGAAGACTacaaacaatggagcgagcagaaAGGGTGCCGTCGTCATCACCCCTTTCTCCCCGGAGTCGATCAAACCTTGTTGCTATGTCAGTCCGGTCATGCTAAGGCACTAAAGGCCCTGCACTAAAACAGCAAGCATCGCATGATGAAAAGAAGCTTAGATTGGAAGGATGCAATCTGACGCCACACGCTCTCTGACGACACTAGATGCACTGCTGGGATAGGGACTAAGCGGGAAGGATCTTATTTCATCATTAGGAAGCCGCCACCGCCTCCCCTCCCTAAGGATGACACAACCCTAACCTAACTGAAGAATGTAACGGAAATGGAACTAAGCAAACATTATATAGTAGTCAGTTCAAATAcgaaagtcgtcatgctaaggccctGATAAAGGACAAGTGCACCAAAACAGCAATCGTCGCCTGGTGAAAGAAGCTTAGATTGGAGGGATACAACCTGACACCACACAAACGAAGTTTGGATCCAAACAGATCCATCAAAGACCAACACCAATATAATGCCATGAAGTCCGCCGGAGACACAGATCCACACGCTCTTTGAGGATATTAGATGCACCACATGGGCATGGGCTGAGCAGGAAGGATCTTATCCCATCATTGGGGGCCGCCACCGCTTTGCCTCCCTAAGCATGACACAACCCTAACTGAACTGAAGAATGTAACTAAAAATGAAGCTGAAGCCCTTCGGCCGGCATGGGATGGGGCCACCGTACCTCCATGGCCCTATGGCCATTGGAGATGAGGCAAACCGATAGCGGCCCCGGCTGAAAATAAGGAAACCCTACCTTTCCTCGATGTTGTAATGAGAGATAAACTTTTTGCACAAGTTCTCCGCATTATATTCCAAGACCAGAGATCAACATATCTCACGGCATAGTACAAACCTACTACAAGAACGAACATAAAAATACAACAAGGCTTATGCCATACATGTGTAGGCACGTAAGAAAACATCAGCAAACGCGTCCACCGTGAAGCTTCAAATCTCTACATGTCCACGAGGGGGATCTGTGTGATGTATCCTGAGACCACCATCGTCGTTGGCTCGCCATTGACCCNNNNNNNNNNNNNNNNNNNNNNNNNNNNNNNNNNNNNNNNNNNNNNNNNNNNNNNNNNNNNNNNNNNNNNNNNNNNNNNNNNNNNNNNNNNNNNNNNNNNNNNNNNNNNNNNNNNNNNNNNNNNNNNNNNNNNNNNNNNNNNNNNNNNNNNNNNNNNNNNNNNNNNNNNNNNNNNNNNNNNNNNNNNNNNNNNNNNNNNNNNNNNNNNNNNNNNNNNNNNNNNNNNNNNNNNNNNNNNNNNNNNNNNNNNNNNNNNNNNNNNNNNNNNNNNNNNNNNNNNNNNNNNNNNNNNNNNNNNNNCAGAGAAGCATGACTTACACGATTAGACGAAGAAACAATGCCAATGAGTTCGTCTCAAAACCACTATTCTCGAAAACCGCAATGCATGTCTTTCATGTAGAGCTTGACGGCACCTTCAGAACAAGATTGCAACAAAGACATGCCACCATAAAAAAGCATCGAAAAGAGGACATGAAGCCAACACCAGAGACCAAAAGGGGAAACACATGAATCCAGTCcatactgtcggggatataccccgcggtatatgACCCGGCCGAAAAtatgacccgaccggacttggcgactcaccagagacccgaTTGATACTTagcgactcactggagacccgcccGAACCTTG
This genomic window contains:
- the LOC123156864 gene encoding dipeptidyl peptidase family member 6, whose amino-acid sequence is MATLLASILPAACSTSAPALLLRAFPRLRLRRPLASPPRMSSSSAAASPAPADAAGGERPTAAPFGSWRSPITADVVSGASKRLGDIALAGDGRLLWIEGRPEEKGRMVIVKEDDKPVDIIPQEFAARTLAQEYGGGAFAVQDNVVVFSNYKDQRLYKQSIGTGSLPVPLTPDYGAPDVSYADGVFDPHSSRYITVMEDRRTSSLNPTTTIVSVNLSNEPKVLISGNDFYASPRIDPTKKRMAWIEWGHPNMPWDKSELWVGYFSESGDLTERVCVAGSNPMLVESPAEPKWSPKGELFFVTDRGSGFWNIYKWVEHTNEVVPMYTLDAEFTRPLWVFGINSYDFLGKSNHIVFTYRQLGKSYLGVLDCDSGSVSLLDIPFSNLSNVVTGNDYFYIEGASGSIPTSIAKVTLDENKTKVISFSIVWSSSPDVMQYRSFFSTPEFIEFPTSSPGQKAYAYFYPPLNPMFEGLPDEKSPLLVKTHGGPTAETRGVLDLSVQYWTSRGWAFLDVNYGGSTGYGREYRERLLKKWGIVDVDDCCSCARFLVENGKVDEQRLCITGRSAGGYTTLASLAFRDTFKAGASLYGIGDITLLRAETHKFESRYMDNLVGSEGAYYERSPINFVNKFTCPVILFQGLDDKVVPPDQARKIYKALKESGLPVALVEYEGEQHGFRKAENIKFTLEQQMVFFTRTVGKFEVADDITPIKIENFD